In a genomic window of Oreochromis aureus strain Israel breed Guangdong linkage group 13, ZZ_aureus, whole genome shotgun sequence:
- the ppp4r3b gene encoding serine/threonine-protein phosphatase 4 regulatory subunit 3B encodes MSDTRRRVKVYTLNEDRQWDDRGTGHVSSTFVERLRGISLLVRAESDGSLLLESKISPNTAYQKQQDTLIVWSEADNYDLALSFQEKAGCDEIWERICQVQGRDPALDITQDPIDESEEERFEEIPETSHLVELPPCEQSRLEEIADLVTSVLSSPIRREKLALALMTEGYIKKLLGLFRVCEEVDNREGLHHLYEIVRGVLFLNKAALFEVMFSDDCIMDVVGCLEYDPALVQPKRHREFLTKTAKFKEVIPITDSELRQKIHQTYRVQYIQDIILPTPSVFEENFLSTLTSFIFFNKVEIVSMLQEDEKFLTEVFAQLTDEATEDSKRRELVNFVKEFCAFSQTLQPQNRDAFFKTLANLGILPALEIVMGMDDLQVRAAATDIFSYLVEFSPSMVREFVMQEPQQTDDDVLLINVVIKQMICDSDPELGGAVQLMGLLRTLIDPENMLASTNKTEKTEFLSFFYKYCMHVLTAPLLANTAHDKNSKDLQEGSTKVNPVCPDNFQTAQLLALILELLTFCVEHHTYHIKTYIMNKDLLRRVLVLMNSKHTFLALCALRFMRRIIGLKDEYYNRYIIKGNLFEPVINALLDNGTRYNLLNSAIIELFEFIKVEDIKSLIAHIVDNFYKALESIEYVQTFKGLKGRYEQEKDRQSQRLNRYRRDARSLDEDEELWFNDDDDDDDGEAVEKRMGDDFSDSYGKYMEAKKGAANGANGANNNGKAAAIPPASPAVTPNNSSASSVKTVPLPATPVVKTALVGLVDYPDDEDEDEDEEEEDQSPRKRPRLSS; translated from the exons GATCACTGCTATTGGAATCGAAGATAAGTCCAAATACTGCATATCAGAAACAACAG GACACATTGATTGTCTGGTCAGAAGCAGATAACTATGACCTTGCACTCAGTTTCCAGGAAAAGGCTGGCTGTGATGAGATCTGGGAAAGAATTTGCCAG GTCCAAGGCAGAGACCCTGCTCTGGACATCACCCAGGACCCCATTGATGAGTCTGAGGAAGAGCGCTTTGAGGAGATTCCAGAGACAAGCCACCTAGTTGAGCTCCCCCCTTGCGAGCAAAGCAGACTGGAGGAAATTGCCGACTTGGTTACCTCTGTCCTTTCTTCACCCATCCGGAGGGAAAAGCTTGCCCTGGCCCTGATGACTGAGGGCTACATCAAGAAACTCCTGGGTCTCTTTAGAGTATGTGAGGAAGTGGACAACAGGGAAGGCCTCCATCACCTCTATGAGATTGTCCGAGGTGTCTTATTTCTCAATAAAGCAGCCCTCTTTGAGGTGATGTTCTCTGACGACTGTATCATGGATGTGGTGGGCTGCCTGGAGTACGACCCAGCATTGGTTCAACCTAAACGCCACCGGGAATTCTTGACCAAGACGGCGAAATTTAAGGAGGTGATCCCTATCACAGACTCTGAACTGCGGCAGAAGATCCaccagacatatagagttcagtACATCCAGGACATAATCCTGCCCACACCATCTGTCTTTGAGGAGAACTTCCTATCCACACTCACCTCCTTCATCTTCTTCAACAAGGTGGAAATTGTCAGTATGTTGCAG GAGGATGAGAAGTTCCTAACGGAGGTCTTTGCACAGCTCACAGATGAAGCGACTGAGGACAGTAAAAGGAGAGAATTG GTGAACTTTGTCAAAgaattctgtgcattttcacAAACGTTGCAGCCTCAAAACAGGGATGCGTTCTTCAAAACTCTGGCAAATCTAGGCATTTTACCTGCTCTTGAAATAGTAATG GGAATGGATGACTTGCAGGTGAGGGCAGCAGCTACTGATATCTTCTCTTACCTGGTGGAATTCAGCCCCTCCATGGTTAGGGAATTTGTCATGCAGGAACCTCAGCAGACAGATGAT GATGTTCTCCTGATAAATGTTGTGATCAAGCAGATGATTTGTGACTCTGACCCAGAACTGGGGGGAGCTGTCCAGCTGATGGGTCTGCTCAGGACACTCATCGACCCTGAGAATATGTTGGCTTCCACCAAC AAAACGGAGAAGACAGAATTTCTGAGTTTCTTCTACAAATACTGCATGCACGTGTTGACTGCTCCTCTGCTGGCCAACACTGCACATGACAAAAATTCAAAAG ATCTGCAGGAGGGATCAACAAAGGTCAATCCAGTGTGCCCAG ACAACTTCCAGACAGCTCAGTTGCTGGCACTGATCCTGGAGCTTCTGACCTTTTGTGTGGAACACCACACCTATCACATCAAGACCTACATCATGAACAAAGACCTGCTTAGGAGAGTGCTGGTGCTGATGAACTCAAAGCACACGTTCCTTGCTCTTT GTGCTCTGCGTTTCATGCGCAGGATCATTGGTCTAAAAGACGAATACTACAACCGCTACATCATCAAAGGGAACCTGTTTGAGCCTGTCATTAATGCCTTGCTGGACAATGGGACCCGATACAACCTCCTCAACTCTGCCATCATAGAGCTCTttgagtttattaaagtg GAGGACATCAAATCACTCATAGCTCACATCGTGGATAACTTCTACAAAGCACTTGAATCCATTGAGTATGTCCAGACATTCAAGGGCTTGAAAGGACGATATGAGCAGGAAAAAGACCGGCAGAGCCAGAGACTCAACAG ATATCGAAGAGATGCGCGGTCTTTGGATGAGGATGAAGAGTTGTGGTTCAATGACGATGATGACGATGACGATGGAGAGGCAGTGGAGAAGAGAATGGGGGATGACTTCTCTGATAGCTACGGCAAATACATGGAAGCCAAAAAAG GAGCTGCCAACGGAGCCAATGGTGCCAATAACAACGGGAAAGCTGCTGCCATCCCACCTGCCTCACCAGCCGTCACTCCAAACAACAGTTCAGCTTCTTCTGTCAAAACTGTTCCTCTTCCTGCCACACCAGTAGTCAAG ACTGCTCTGGTTGGTTTGGTGGACTACCCTGacgatgaagatgaagatgaagatgaagaggaagaagaccaGTCTCCAAGGAAGCGGCCTCGTTTGAGCTCCTAA